One Deltaproteobacteria bacterium genomic window, TGTCGCCCTGGATCACGCGGATGTGGAAGCGGCGCATCCGGCCCGATAGCTGCGCGGTGATGACGGATCCGTTCTCGAGCTTAACGGCGTAGCGCCCGCCGCCGAGGATCTTCTCGATCGCGCCACTCACGGTGATCAGGTCCTTTTTCGACATTCGCCTGCTTCGATTCCTTCTGGGGTGTTCGGGGGCGGCGGCATTATAGCGGGGGAGTCTCGACCTGCAGCAGCGGCGGGGCGGACTCCGTCTGGATCGTCGTGTGGGCGATCGCGTAGCGCTGGTGCAGAAGCTGATGGACCGCGCGCCGGACCGCCTCGGGGTCCGCCCCGGGATACAGGTCGACGTGGGCGCTCATCGCCGGGAAGCGCGAGCCGACCGTCCAGATGTGCAGGTCGTGGACGCGCGCGACGCCCGCGAGCTCCCGGACCTCGCGCGCGATCGCCTCGAGGTCGAGGTGGCGCGGCGCGCCCTCGAGCAGGATCTCGACCGACTCGCGCACGAGCCGGACTGCACTCGCCACCAGCAGGGCCGCTATCGCGAGCCCGG contains:
- the infA gene encoding translation initiation factor IF-1, which translates into the protein MSKKDLITVSGAIEKILGGGRYAVKLENGSVITAQLSGRMRRFHIRVIQGDRVQCGISPYDPSHGFITYREPPGGAPRPEEAAKK
- a CDS encoding cation transporter; translated protein: MASAVRLVRESVEILLEGAPRHLDLEAIAREVRELAGVARVHDLHIWTVGSRFPAMSAHVDLYPGADPEAVRRAVHQLLHQRYAIAHTTIQTESAPPLLQVETPPL